In Cloacibacterium caeni, a single window of DNA contains:
- a CDS encoding DUF4153 domain-containing protein, which produces MKTHHLIFLVTAMFVVLFYDQEPGLNIGILGILVAVLTYFNTEKRFKTRTFYSVLLTSILSSIAFAWYGDFASFLAIFTSLFLLGFTSKNKELKSILVIPVFAINFVTFIYRIFQLEQWLPKRKTESFWQKVLAVVLIPAFLLLIFFAIYTHGSSHFASLFSDYELDINLWQVIALSILGFFLAFNYFNFSIYEFFIKNNHYLKNDFLNEDKKLKPTYDFLDLPFERLSGVVSFVALNILLLFFIITFNYEQFVELPKATANQLAEETHERVGAVIASIVMAIGVIMFYFKGSFNFDTQAKSLKILAKIWVFLNAVLVISAFAKNSEYVLNLGLTYKRLGVYAFLILAIIGLIFTFIKIHQQKTNAYLFNQMVWYFYGTILVCSFINWGNIATVYNIKNEKADFKFLYSLNYNDKILKEKFPKDMSERSNYEKELNNKKPFLSKILYYETLNF; this is translated from the coding sequence ATGAAAACACATCACTTAATCTTTTTAGTTACAGCAATGTTTGTTGTACTGTTTTATGACCAAGAACCTGGATTAAATATCGGTATTTTAGGAATTTTAGTAGCGGTTCTTACTTATTTTAATACCGAAAAAAGATTCAAAACTCGAACTTTTTATTCAGTTTTGCTCACCAGCATTTTAAGCAGTATTGCTTTTGCTTGGTATGGTGATTTTGCCTCTTTTTTGGCCATTTTCACTTCGCTTTTTTTATTGGGTTTCACTTCCAAAAACAAAGAACTTAAATCCATTCTCGTAATTCCTGTTTTTGCGATTAATTTTGTGACTTTTATTTACCGTATTTTTCAGTTGGAACAATGGTTACCAAAGAGAAAAACCGAAAGTTTTTGGCAAAAAGTTTTAGCGGTGGTTCTAATCCCAGCTTTTCTGCTGTTGATTTTCTTTGCGATTTATACGCACGGAAGTTCACATTTTGCTTCGCTTTTTTCTGATTATGAATTAGATATTAATCTTTGGCAAGTGATTGCGTTAAGTATTTTAGGGTTTTTCTTGGCTTTTAATTATTTCAATTTTTCGATTTATGAATTTTTTATCAAGAACAATCATTATTTGAAAAACGATTTTTTGAATGAAGACAAAAAACTGAAACCTACATACGATTTTCTAGACCTTCCTTTTGAAAGATTAAGCGGTGTAGTTTCCTTTGTAGCATTGAATATTTTATTGTTATTCTTTATCATCACGTTTAATTATGAGCAGTTTGTAGAATTGCCAAAAGCTACGGCCAATCAACTTGCCGAAGAAACGCACGAAAGAGTAGGAGCGGTAATTGCGAGTATTGTGATGGCAATAGGTGTGATTATGTTCTATTTTAAAGGCAGTTTCAATTTTGATACACAAGCGAAATCTTTGAAAATTTTGGCAAAAATTTGGGTATTTCTGAATGCCGTTTTAGTGATTTCGGCTTTTGCAAAAAATTCTGAATACGTATTGAATTTAGGCTTAACCTACAAAAGATTAGGTGTTTATGCATTTTTAATTTTAGCCATTATTGGATTGATTTTTACTTTCATTAAAATTCATCAGCAAAAAACCAATGCATATCTTTTTAACCAAATGGTTTGGTATTTCTACGGAACGATTTTGGTGTGTAGTTTTATCAATTGGGGAAATATTGCCACAGTTTACAATATTAAGAACGAAAAAGCAGACTTTAAATTTCTGTATTCTTTGAATTACAATGATAAAATTCTTAAAGAAAAATTCCCGAAAGATATGAGTGAAAGATCGAATTACGAAAAAGAATTGAATAATAAAAAACCGTTTTTATCAAAAATTCTTTACTACGAAACACTAAATTTTTAG
- a CDS encoding ABC transporter ATP-binding protein has product MNSLKTLNPYFWKHRVLLFWGLLFIIASNFFAIYQVQFVGQSVDVIKSVLDKKSVDKELLFNTLLINGAIIVGTSVLSGIFRFMMRQTIIVASRRIEYELKNKIYRHYQELSLTTYKKTTIGDLLNRLSEDVVAIRMYLGPGVMYVANLVILLVITSIYMLMTNVEMTLWTLIPLPILSFLIYKVSSIINRKSKIMQKSQSAISTFVQDSFSGIRVVKFFNKEKYIEKNYGEKVKDYQDKALDLAKTEAYFFTIILFVIGLLNVAILYIGGKNYFEGKLTVGTIADFFMYINILIWPFSMVGWVSSVNQRAAASMTRVNEFLDIKSEIVNKNFDQYEIKGDIEFRNVSYTYPNTGIKALENLSFKLEAGKSMAIMGKTGSGKSTIALLLCRLIDPDEGEILIDGKNLKDHNLELYRKHIGYIPQESYLFSDTIENNIGFAIDHPTHDLVEEFAKKADVHKNIVEFKDQYKTMVGERGVMLSGGQKQRICIARALIKKPEILIFDDSLSALDTETEENILQNIEKDIKSCTSIIITHRESSAKRADFILNLNDLDTTETS; this is encoded by the coding sequence ATGAATTCACTTAAAACGCTTAATCCTTACTTTTGGAAACACAGAGTTCTGCTATTCTGGGGCTTGCTATTTATCATAGCATCTAACTTTTTTGCTATTTATCAAGTACAGTTTGTAGGCCAGAGTGTAGATGTTATCAAAAGTGTTTTAGATAAAAAAAGTGTAGATAAAGAATTATTATTTAATACTTTACTGATTAATGGAGCCATTATCGTAGGAACTTCAGTTTTGTCTGGAATTTTTAGATTTATGATGAGACAAACCATTATTGTAGCTTCTAGAAGAATAGAATACGAACTCAAAAATAAAATTTACAGACATTATCAGGAACTTTCGCTTACTACTTATAAAAAAACCACAATTGGGGATTTACTGAACAGACTTTCTGAAGATGTAGTGGCGATTAGAATGTACCTTGGTCCTGGTGTAATGTATGTGGCGAACTTGGTGATTTTATTAGTCATCACGAGTATTTACATGCTCATGACTAATGTAGAGATGACACTTTGGACACTTATTCCTCTTCCTATTTTGTCTTTTCTAATTTACAAAGTAAGTTCTATTATCAATCGAAAATCTAAAATTATGCAGAAAAGCCAAAGTGCGATTTCTACATTTGTACAAGACAGTTTTTCGGGAATTAGAGTGGTGAAATTTTTCAACAAAGAAAAATACATCGAAAAAAATTATGGCGAAAAAGTAAAGGATTATCAAGACAAAGCATTAGATTTAGCCAAAACAGAAGCGTATTTCTTCACCATTATTTTATTTGTTATCGGTTTATTAAATGTTGCCATTTTATACATCGGTGGTAAAAATTATTTCGAAGGAAAACTTACAGTAGGAACCATTGCAGATTTCTTCATGTATATTAACATTCTGATTTGGCCATTTTCTATGGTAGGTTGGGTTTCATCTGTTAATCAAAGAGCTGCTGCTTCTATGACCAGAGTGAATGAATTTTTGGACATAAAATCTGAAATCGTCAACAAAAATTTCGACCAATATGAAATTAAAGGCGATATAGAATTCAGAAATGTATCATACACTTATCCAAATACAGGAATTAAAGCTTTAGAAAATCTAAGTTTCAAACTAGAAGCTGGGAAATCTATGGCAATTATGGGAAAAACGGGCAGCGGAAAATCTACAATCGCATTGTTACTATGCAGGTTAATTGATCCCGATGAAGGAGAAATTTTAATTGATGGGAAAAATCTAAAAGACCATAATCTAGAATTATACAGAAAACACATTGGCTATATTCCTCAGGAAAGTTACTTATTCTCAGATACGATTGAGAATAACATTGGCTTTGCAATAGACCATCCTACGCATGATTTGGTAGAAGAATTTGCAAAAAAAGCAGATGTGCATAAGAATATTGTAGAATTCAAAGACCAATACAAAACCATGGTTGGCGAACGTGGCGTAATGCTTTCTGGAGGGCAAAAACAGCGTATTTGTATCGCAAGAGCACTCATTAAAAAACCAGAAATCCTCATCTTTGATGATTCGCTTTCTGCACTCGATACAGAGACCGAAGAAAACATCCTTCAAAACATAGAAAAAGACATTAAATCTTGCACTTCTATCATCATAACTCACAGAGAATCAAGCGCAAAAAGAGCAGACTTCATATTAAATCTTAATGATTTAGATACTACGGAAACTTCGTAA
- a CDS encoding DUF1573 domain-containing protein, whose protein sequence is MKRILVLSLLAVLTLASCKKNEAAETSTATTSTTEQKDPFADDRVVKQSDLVSEAKNHAETTLALSEPDFNFGKIKKGDVVEHVYEVTNTGKNPLIISAVKPGCGCTAPDYTKEPIMPGQKGKITLKFDSTNFDGVVYKSAEVYANVSQVPIEIRFSADIQP, encoded by the coding sequence ATGAAAAGAATATTAGTTTTAAGCTTACTAGCTGTTTTGACTTTAGCTTCTTGTAAAAAAAATGAAGCAGCAGAAACATCAACTGCTACTACTTCAACAACAGAGCAAAAAGATCCTTTTGCAGATGATAGAGTAGTAAAACAAAGTGACTTGGTAAGCGAAGCAAAAAATCATGCAGAAACTACATTAGCACTTTCTGAACCAGATTTTAATTTCGGAAAAATCAAAAAAGGAGATGTGGTAGAACACGTTTACGAAGTAACCAACACAGGTAAAAATCCTTTGATTATTTCTGCGGTAAAACCAGGTTGCGGATGTACTGCTCCAGATTATACTAAAGAACCAATTATGCCTGGTCAAAAAGGTAAAATTACGCTAAAATTTGATTCTACAAATTTTGATGGTGTAGTGTATAAATCAGCAGAAGTGTATGCAAACGTATCACAAGTTCCTATCGAAATTAGATTCTCAGCAGATATTCAACCCTAA
- a CDS encoding winged helix-turn-helix domain-containing protein produces MLKIHQLNKEFESRVRLGIMSVLMVNDWVDFNEMKQLLEVTDGNLASHSSALEKSNYIEIKKEFVGKKPKTSYRVTQAGRKAFEEHLSALEKLLGK; encoded by the coding sequence ATGTTAAAGATTCATCAACTCAACAAAGAATTTGAAAGCCGTGTCAGATTGGGTATAATGTCCGTTCTGATGGTTAACGATTGGGTTGATTTTAATGAAATGAAGCAACTTTTAGAAGTAACAGACGGAAATTTAGCAAGTCACAGTTCTGCATTAGAAAAATCTAATTACATAGAAATCAAGAAGGAATTTGTAGGCAAAAAACCAAAAACATCTTACCGTGTTACACAAGCAGGAAGAAAAGCTTTCGAAGAACATCTGTCAGCTTTAGAAAAATTATTAGGAAAGTAA
- the nusB gene encoding transcription antitermination factor NusB, which produces MLGRRQIREKVVQTLYSYHQNPIKTDVLEKNMFTEIEKIYYLYIYQLNFLVALKDLAERQIEIGKNKFIKTEEDLNPNMKFVNNQVFLQLDQNEERLSFNSKHKKYQWDLHDELLVKTFQRIVASKRYQEYMAVESLSFEEDQKFVGKLFLKYVAENEDFHERLEELELSWADDFHISNSMIQKTIGFMKQNQPSHTLIKMLKDEEDRHFAKKLLLQSISHWENSEKKIEERLENWDLERISLMDRLILITAITEIDNFPLTPAKVIINEYIEVSKVFATDRSQIFVNGILDKYTKDISRA; this is translated from the coding sequence ATGTTAGGAAGAAGACAAATCCGCGAAAAAGTAGTGCAGACACTATATTCTTATCATCAGAATCCTATAAAAACTGATGTTTTAGAGAAAAATATGTTTACAGAGATTGAAAAAATCTATTATCTCTATATTTATCAACTCAACTTCTTGGTTGCATTAAAAGATCTTGCCGAAAGACAAATTGAAATCGGTAAAAATAAATTTATTAAGACTGAAGAAGACCTTAATCCTAACATGAAATTCGTGAATAATCAAGTTTTTTTACAACTTGATCAAAACGAAGAAAGACTTTCCTTTAACTCAAAACACAAAAAATATCAGTGGGACTTACACGATGAATTGTTGGTGAAAACATTTCAGAGAATCGTTGCGAGTAAGCGTTACCAAGAATATATGGCCGTAGAAAGCCTAAGTTTTGAAGAAGACCAAAAGTTTGTTGGGAAATTATTTCTAAAATATGTTGCCGAAAATGAAGATTTTCATGAGCGTTTAGAAGAATTAGAATTGTCTTGGGCAGATGATTTCCATATCTCGAATTCTATGATTCAGAAGACCATTGGTTTTATGAAACAAAATCAGCCGAGTCATACTTTAATCAAAATGCTTAAAGATGAAGAAGACAGGCATTTTGCTAAAAAATTATTACTACAAAGCATTTCTCACTGGGAAAATTCTGAGAAAAAAATCGAAGAAAGACTTGAAAATTGGGATTTAGAAAGAATTTCTTTAATGGATAGATTGATTTTAATTACAGCTATTACAGAGATAGATAATTTCCCTCTCACTCCAGCAAAAGTGATTATCAACGAATATATAGAGGTTTCTAAAGTTTTTGCTACCGATAGAAGTCAGATTTTTGTGAACGGAATCTTAGATAAATACACGAAAGATATTTCTAGAGCATAA
- a CDS encoding enoyl-CoA hydratase/isomerase family protein: MLPFVISEIKNNISEITFGTPKSNSLPGEILEKLAQTILDEAAKEEVKAILLKSEGEKAFCAGASFDELLEINDLEISKTFFGGFAKVLNAMRTCRKIVVVRVQGKTTGGGVGIACAADYCFATENASLALTEINLGIGPFVIGPYVERKIGKSQFTAMAIDADFRTANWAEQHNIYHSVSPTIAEMDSEITRFLEKLASRSSDALALIKKVSWEGTEHFTELSPERIHMSASLILEDTAKKNIEKIKENLRNK, translated from the coding sequence ATGCTACCATTTGTAATATCAGAAATTAAAAATAATATTTCCGAAATCACTTTCGGGACGCCAAAAAGCAACTCATTACCCGGCGAAATTTTAGAAAAATTAGCACAAACCATTTTAGACGAAGCGGCTAAAGAAGAAGTAAAAGCCATTTTACTAAAATCTGAGGGCGAAAAAGCGTTTTGTGCAGGAGCAAGTTTTGATGAGTTGTTAGAAATCAACGATTTAGAAATATCAAAAACTTTCTTTGGGGGTTTTGCTAAAGTGCTCAACGCCATGAGAACTTGCAGAAAAATTGTAGTGGTAAGAGTTCAGGGAAAAACGACTGGAGGTGGAGTAGGAATTGCTTGTGCTGCAGATTATTGTTTTGCGACAGAGAATGCAAGTTTGGCACTCACCGAAATTAATTTAGGAATTGGGCCATTTGTGATTGGACCTTATGTTGAAAGAAAAATAGGTAAATCACAATTTACTGCGATGGCAATAGATGCCGATTTCCGTACCGCAAATTGGGCAGAACAGCATAATATTTACCATTCGGTTTCTCCAACGATTGCAGAAATGGATTCAGAAATAACACGATTTTTAGAAAAATTGGCGAGTAGAAGTTCAGATGCTTTAGCTTTAATCAAAAAAGTTTCTTGGGAAGGAACAGAGCACTTTACAGAGCTTTCCCCAGAAAGAATTCACATGAGCGCAAGTCTTATTCTAGAAGATACAGCCAAGAAAAATATTGAAAAAATTAAAGAAAATCTGAGAAATAAATAA
- the yajC gene encoding preprotein translocase subunit YajC — protein sequence MFTTIFLQAQGGGDFFSMILPFVLMIVIFYFLILRPQTTKQKKERQFQDSLKPGARVVTTSGMHAKIVQVVEDGVILETMSGKLKFEKAAISREFTEARFPETVGK from the coding sequence ATGTTTACAACAATATTTCTACAAGCACAAGGTGGAGGTGATTTCTTCTCAATGATATTACCATTTGTCTTAATGATTGTAATCTTCTACTTCTTAATCTTGAGACCACAAACTACCAAGCAAAAGAAAGAAAGACAATTTCAAGATTCTCTAAAACCAGGCGCTAGAGTAGTAACCACTTCTGGTATGCATGCTAAAATTGTACAAGTAGTAGAAGATGGCGTGATTTTAGAAACCATGAGCGGTAAATTAAAATTCGAAAAAGCTGCTATTTCTAGAGAATTTACAGAAGCTAGATTCCCTGAAACAGTAGGAAAATAA
- a CDS encoding putative transporter, which produces MFEWLKTLLFPTEDPSVIQSLVTIMLAIGTGVFFGRLKMGKITFGVSAVMFTGLILGHFGYRMNEEIFDFIRDFGLILFVYGIGLQVGPSFFSSFRNEGLKFNILAVSTVLFGGFITFLLFKFTGVSIENLVGIMSGAVTNTPGLGAAKNTIVELKNQFPDKTFDDPTIGYAITYPLGVFGIIGVIILSKVLLKIHPDVEMRKFRMNKINREEPLIHKKLRVTNPQYFGIPLGEVISNIGYDIVVSRLKHSGEVSVFSPKLDTELQDRDVLMIVGKEADLQDFIKKVGRPSTDSFIESDSDINKKNIFVTKPSAVHKTLSNLDLYNAYDVKVTRVFRAGKEMIPRPSLELFYGDILRVIGTDQGIKEAEKIIGNQEKKLIEPDFLSLFGGLLIGIIVGSIPLMIPGLPIPLKLGFAAGPLIVALLISRYGGISFIHSYINNGATYFMKDLGICLFFAAVGIHAGEGFYENFIKYNGWLWILYGSAVTFIPLILMVIVGRFFLKINYLQLVGIMSGSYTDPAALSFSTNYLDSDIPIQSYAQVYPLVTIARIFTASLLILLLT; this is translated from the coding sequence ATGTTCGAGTGGCTTAAAACCTTACTTTTCCCAACTGAAGACCCAAGTGTAATTCAATCATTAGTTACCATAATGCTTGCAATAGGTACTGGAGTTTTCTTTGGAAGATTGAAAATGGGCAAAATTACCTTCGGTGTTTCTGCAGTAATGTTTACTGGATTAATCTTGGGGCATTTTGGCTATAGAATGAATGAAGAAATATTCGATTTCATTAGAGATTTCGGTTTGATTTTGTTTGTTTATGGTATCGGATTACAAGTAGGACCATCATTCTTCTCTTCTTTTAGAAATGAAGGTTTAAAGTTTAATATCCTTGCTGTTTCTACAGTTTTATTCGGCGGATTCATCACTTTTCTACTCTTTAAATTCACAGGAGTGAGTATAGAAAACTTAGTAGGAATTATGAGTGGTGCTGTAACCAATACACCAGGTTTAGGAGCTGCTAAAAATACCATTGTAGAATTAAAAAATCAGTTTCCAGATAAAACATTTGACGACCCAACAATTGGTTACGCCATCACTTATCCTTTAGGTGTTTTTGGAATCATTGGTGTCATTATTTTATCTAAAGTTCTTTTAAAAATTCATCCTGATGTAGAAATGAGAAAATTCAGAATGAATAAAATTAATCGCGAAGAACCATTAATTCACAAAAAACTAAGAGTTACGAATCCTCAATATTTTGGAATTCCATTAGGTGAAGTAATTAGCAATATAGGATATGACATTGTAGTGTCTAGATTAAAACACAGTGGCGAGGTTTCTGTTTTTTCACCAAAATTAGACACAGAGCTTCAAGACAGAGACGTACTGATGATTGTAGGAAAAGAAGCTGATTTACAAGACTTCATCAAAAAAGTAGGAAGACCTTCTACTGACTCTTTCATAGAATCTGATTCTGATATTAACAAGAAAAATATTTTCGTAACCAAACCTTCTGCAGTTCACAAAACACTCTCAAATTTAGATTTGTACAATGCGTATGATGTAAAAGTAACTAGAGTTTTCAGAGCGGGTAAAGAAATGATTCCTAGACCAAGTTTAGAACTTTTCTACGGAGATATTTTGAGAGTTATCGGTACTGATCAAGGTATTAAAGAAGCAGAAAAAATCATTGGTAATCAAGAGAAAAAATTAATAGAACCAGATTTCTTATCCCTTTTCGGAGGTTTATTAATAGGGATTATTGTAGGTTCTATTCCATTGATGATACCAGGTTTACCAATTCCTTTAAAACTAGGATTTGCAGCAGGACCACTGATTGTAGCATTGCTTATTTCTAGATATGGCGGTATTTCTTTCATTCACTCTTATATCAATAACGGTGCGACTTATTTCATGAAAGATTTAGGAATTTGTTTATTCTTTGCAGCAGTAGGTATCCATGCAGGAGAAGGATTCTATGAAAACTTCATCAAATATAACGGTTGGCTATGGATTTTATATGGTTCTGCAGTAACTTTCATTCCATTAATCTTGATGGTGATTGTAGGCAGATTTTTCTTAAAAATCAATTATTTACAATTGGTAGGAATTATGAGCGGAAGTTATACAGACCCAGCTGCATTATCATTCAGTACCAATTATTTAGATTCTGACATTCCAATTCAAAGCTACGCGCAAGTTTATCCTTTGGTTACCATTGCAAGAATTTTTACAGCGAGTTTATTAATATTACTACTGACTTAA
- a CDS encoding DUF3276 family protein: protein MSDYKERNENEIFTKVLKAGRRTYFFDVRETKAGDYYLTITESKKNFGENGEATFEKHKIYLYKEDFASFREMFNESTDFIIAQKGEDVISEKHDKDFKSRSFTIESDDEV from the coding sequence ATGAGTGATTACAAGGAGAGAAACGAAAATGAAATTTTCACAAAGGTGTTGAAGGCAGGTAGAAGAACTTATTTCTTTGATGTGCGCGAAACAAAAGCAGGAGACTATTATCTTACCATTACAGAAAGTAAAAAGAATTTTGGTGAGAATGGAGAAGCAACTTTCGAGAAGCATAAAATCTATTTATACAAAGAAGATTTTGCAAGTTTCAGAGAAATGTTTAATGAATCTACAGATTTTATCATCGCTCAAAAAGGTGAGGACGTAATTTCTGAAAAACATGACAAAGACTTTAAGTCTAGATCTTTCACAATCGAATCTGACGACGAAGTATAA
- the aspS gene encoding aspartate--tRNA ligase: MFRTHTNGELTVKNLNEKVTLSGWVQTIRDKGFMVWIDLRDRYGITQLVFDADRTSAEILENAKKLGREFVIQAEGTVIERASKNPKIPTGEIEILVEKLTILNSAELPPFTIEDETDGGEELRMKYRYLDIRRNPVKDKLIFRHKMAQKVRNYLSDKGFIEVETPVLIKSTPEGARDFVVPSRMNQGQFYALPQSPQTFKQLLMVGGMDRYFQIVKCFRDEDLRADRQPEFTQIDCEMAFVEQEDVLEIFEGMTAHLLKDITGKEFGKFPRMTFDEAMKTYGNDKPDIRFGMKFVEVNELVQGKDFKIFDEAELVVGINVEGCADYTRKQIDELIDWVKRPQIGASGMVWIKFQNDGVVTSSVNKFYSEEDLKKIAEKFGAKEGDLMLLMSGNANKVRTQLSALRMELGNRLGLRKGDEFAPLWVIDFPLLEWDEETGRYHAMHHPFTSPKPEDVHLLETEPGKARANAYDMVLNGNEIGGGSVRIFNKELQSKMFDLLGFSKEEAESQFGFLMNAFKFGAPPHAGLAFGFDRLVAILDGNEVIRDYIAFPKNNSGRDVMIDAPSPIHDEQLNELALKVNL; encoded by the coding sequence ATGTTCAGAACGCACACTAACGGAGAACTTACAGTCAAAAATCTTAATGAAAAAGTTACACTTTCTGGTTGGGTACAAACCATCAGAGACAAAGGTTTTATGGTTTGGATAGATTTGCGAGACCGTTACGGAATTACACAATTGGTTTTCGATGCAGACAGAACCTCAGCAGAAATTCTAGAAAATGCTAAAAAATTAGGTCGTGAATTTGTGATTCAGGCAGAAGGAACCGTAATTGAACGTGCTTCTAAAAACCCAAAAATCCCAACTGGAGAAATTGAAATTTTAGTAGAAAAATTAACGATTCTCAATAGCGCAGAATTGCCACCTTTCACAATCGAAGACGAAACTGATGGCGGCGAAGAATTGAGAATGAAATACAGATATCTCGACATTAGAAGAAATCCTGTGAAAGACAAACTGATTTTCCGTCATAAAATGGCGCAAAAAGTTAGAAATTATCTTTCAGATAAAGGCTTCATCGAAGTGGAAACTCCAGTTTTGATAAAATCTACACCAGAAGGTGCGAGAGATTTCGTGGTACCAAGTAGAATGAATCAAGGGCAATTTTATGCGCTTCCGCAATCTCCACAAACTTTCAAACAATTGTTGATGGTTGGTGGAATGGATAGATATTTTCAAATCGTAAAATGTTTCCGTGACGAAGATTTACGTGCAGACCGTCAACCAGAATTTACCCAAATAGACTGCGAAATGGCGTTTGTAGAACAAGAAGATGTTCTGGAAATTTTCGAAGGAATGACGGCGCATTTGTTGAAAGATATCACTGGAAAAGAATTTGGTAAATTCCCAAGAATGACTTTTGATGAAGCAATGAAAACTTACGGAAACGACAAACCAGACATTAGATTCGGGATGAAATTCGTGGAAGTAAATGAATTGGTTCAAGGAAAAGATTTCAAAATATTTGACGAAGCAGAATTGGTTGTTGGGATTAATGTAGAAGGTTGTGCAGATTATACCAGAAAACAAATTGACGAACTCATTGATTGGGTAAAACGTCCACAAATTGGTGCTTCTGGAATGGTTTGGATTAAATTCCAAAATGATGGAGTTGTTACTTCATCGGTAAATAAATTCTACTCTGAAGAAGACCTAAAGAAAATCGCAGAAAAATTCGGTGCAAAAGAAGGAGATTTAATGTTACTAATGAGCGGAAACGCCAATAAAGTGAGAACTCAACTTTCTGCATTGAGAATGGAATTAGGGAACAGATTAGGCTTAAGAAAAGGCGATGAATTTGCTCCACTTTGGGTAATAGATTTCCCGCTTTTAGAATGGGACGAAGAAACTGGAAGATATCACGCAATGCACCATCCTTTTACTTCGCCAAAACCTGAAGATGTACATTTATTAGAAACTGAACCAGGAAAAGCAAGAGCCAATGCTTATGATATGGTTTTGAACGGTAACGAAATTGGCGGTGGTTCTGTAAGAATTTTCAATAAAGAATTGCAGTCGAAAATGTTTGATTTATTAGGATTTTCTAAGGAAGAAGCGGAATCGCAGTTTGGTTTCTTGATGAATGCCTTCAAATTCGGAGCGCCACCTCACGCTGGATTGGCTTTCGGTTTTGATAGATTAGTTGCCATTCTAGATGGAAACGAAGTGATTAGAGATTACATTGCTTTCCCGAAAAATAATTCTGGACGAGATGTGATGATTGACGCACCTTCACCAATTCACGACGAACAACTTAATGAATTGGCATTGAAGGTTAATTTGTAG
- a CDS encoding Fic family protein, with the protein MNWQNYSYHFEGLEKHLERILQKKTELDQLRPIPSYAVKSIKESLMLEWTYNSNSIEGNTLTLHETKMVIEEGFTIKGKSLREHFEAVNHQEAIEFVESLISDKQNLNKTDIMRVHYLVLQKIEKDFAGMFRTSGVRISGANFTPPNAFKVDELVTELIDWVNSSDINIIIKAAIFHHRFVWIHPFFDGNGRTVRLIFNLLLMREGFPPAIILKNDRKKYYDALNLANNGDYSKILLLVLQALERSLDIYLGSLNNTYDNYRPISNIVEEERLPYGQEYVSLLARKGKIDAFKEGRNWLTTKEAVLDYIEKRERKRKLN; encoded by the coding sequence ATGAATTGGCAAAATTATTCTTATCACTTTGAAGGTTTGGAAAAACACCTCGAAAGAATTCTGCAAAAAAAAACAGAATTAGATCAATTACGCCCAATTCCTAGTTATGCTGTGAAAAGCATTAAAGAAAGTTTAATGCTAGAATGGACGTATAATTCTAATAGCATCGAAGGAAATACTTTGACGCTACACGAAACAAAAATGGTGATTGAAGAAGGTTTTACCATCAAAGGAAAATCTTTGAGAGAACATTTCGAAGCGGTAAATCACCAAGAAGCGATAGAATTTGTAGAGTCTTTAATATCGGATAAACAAAATTTAAACAAAACCGATATTATGAGAGTTCATTATTTGGTTTTACAAAAAATTGAAAAAGATTTTGCTGGAATGTTCAGAACTTCTGGTGTAAGAATTTCTGGAGCTAATTTCACTCCACCAAACGCTTTTAAAGTAGATGAATTGGTAACAGAATTAATTGATTGGGTAAATTCATCAGATATAAATATTATTATAAAAGCGGCAATTTTTCATCACAGATTTGTTTGGATTCATCCGTTTTTCGATGGAAATGGTAGAACTGTACGTTTGATTTTCAATCTTTTATTGATGAGAGAAGGTTTTCCTCCTGCAATTATCCTTAAAAATGATAGAAAAAAATATTATGATGCTTTAAACTTAGCAAATAATGGAGATTATTCTAAAATTTTATTATTAGTTCTTCAAGCTTTAGAGAGAAGTTTAGACATTTATTTAGGTTCTCTCAATAATACGTATGATAATTATCGCCCGATTTCTAATATTGTAGAAGAAGAAAGGCTTCCTTATGGACAAGAATACGTAAGTTTATTGGCTAGAAAGGGAAAAATAGACGCTTTCAAGGAAGGTAGAAACTGGCTTACAACCAAAGAAGCCGTACTAGATTACATAGAAAAGCGAGAAAGAAAAAGAAAATTAAATTGA